The segment GGATCCGGTATCACTTGTTTCCGGAAGTGCGGATCCATGGGAAGGTGTCCAAGGTTCACATGCATGACTCCATCCTGTTTCACCTGGAAAGTCTGGAGACGATGGATCTGCACCAGGAGAGTCTGGCCAAACAGATCGGGGATCAGCACCGCCTGATCCGCGGAGTGGCCGGGAGCGGGAAAACCCTGATCCTGGCCGGCCGGGCCCACCTCCTGGCCAAAGAGCACCCGGATTGGAACATTCTTGTCCTCTGTTTCAACATCTCCCTCTCCCGGGGAATCCAGCGGATGATCCGGGAGAAATTCAAGGGGTCCGGCTTGCCGGGAGAAGAGGGATGGCCTGATTCCGACAGGATCCAAGTGTTCAACTTCCACGAATGGTTGTGGAAGGAGTTGAAGAGCAAGGAGGAACAGATCCCTGGTTTGCTGGCAAGACTGTCCCGCAGCACAGAAGGATTCCCCCGTTACGATGCGATTCTGATTGATGAGGGACAGGATTTCCAGCCGGAGTGGCTGGCGTTGGTCGGCCGGCTCCTCAATCCCGAAACCCGGTCGCTCTTACTGGTGGAGGATCGGGCGCAGACCATCTACTCCCGCAAACGAAGTTACAAACAGGAGATCGGTCTCGATTTTCGCGGACGCTCCCGGGTTCTTACGGTCAACTACCGGAACACCGCCCCCATCGTCCGTTTCTCCTGGGATTTTTACCGGGCTCACGCTCCCGAAGGCGCTAAGGGAGACGGTGACGTGGAGATTATCGCCCCCCAGAGCACCCTTCGCCAGGGTCCGGAGCCGGTGGTTCGACGTTTTCGATCCTTCGGGGAAGAGATGGATTTCGTGGCGGGACAAATCCGTCGCCTGCGGGGAGAAGAGGGAATTCCATACTCGCGCATGCTGATCCTTTATCGGGTAAAAATCGATGGCACCATCGATGGGATCCGGGAGTCTCTCAAAAAAAAGGGGATTCCCTTCACCTGGATCGCGGAGAATAACCGGGCAAAACGATCCTATGACCCCAAGGAACCCACCGTCAAGATCAGCACCATCGACAGCAGCAAAGGGCTGGACTTTGACGCGGTGTTTGTGGTCAATGTGGATCGACTCCCCCTGCCCCGGGAGGAAAACCGGGCCCGGGAAGTCGCTCTCCTCTACATCGCCATGACCCGGGCCAAAAAACACCTGTGTCTGACGTACTCGGGAGATTCGGAGTTCACCCGATATTTTGATCAGCGACGGAGACTGTAGGACTCTGTATCAAGGGCGTGTCTGATAATTCGATTTTCCGTGGAATGTGAGACGTTGTGAGAGTAACAGAGGGAGGGTTGGGTTTCACATGGAGTGATTTTGGATCGTCAGAACAACGAAAACGACATGTGAAACCCAATCCCGACCGCCTTCAAACGCACTAAATCACAATGCTTCCGACTCGGGGGATATAACCAAACCACCAATCATCATCCTTTGGTGCTACAATAGTTTTGGTCATAAATGGAATTATTGAATGGATGTGGTGATGGATCGAAAGAGGTGAACGTCGTTGTTTCCGAAAAAATGGGCTTTGACTTTATTGATTTCGTTGTTGTTCTTTTTACCGGCCTGTTCCATTATTGAAGATTTCTATCCCAAGATTGACAAAGAAGAAGTGACCAAGGAACTGAAAGGTTATTTAAAAAGTAAGTATCAAAAAGAGTTTTCCATTACAAAGATCAGGAGGTCCTGCACAGGATTCGGAGCCAGTTGTGCCCATCAAGTGGATGCCGATGCTTATGCCAAAGGAGAGCCGGAGATCAAATTCAGTGTCAATTATGACTTGGAAACAAGGAAGAGTGAAGATGCCTATCATGCTGGATACTGGGGCAAACAGGCTCAAGATGAGTGGAATAATGCAGTGAAACACAGCTTCCGGGTGAAACCCGGGATGTTGGAAATAAGGGTTTCCGTCAATGAAGAGCTTGTGAAGCCGGATTCCTTTCCGTACTATCGAGAAGTTTTGGGCAGCATGATTGACATGGTCTATCTTGACATCGATGTGAACAAATGCGAAGACACCCGGGAAAGTTGGAAGCGAGAAGCGCAAAAGTTGATTAAGTTGAAGGAGCATCTGTCCGCCGACGAGGTGACGGATGGGGAGATGGAATATTTTGGGGTGACAGTGGACGAGGTTAAGGATGATGACAAGGGATACAGCCGGTCCTCTTGTTACTCGATCACGCTGGATCAGGTGAGCGATGTAGAAAGAACGATGGAGAAAATCCATCCCTGAAACAACCCGCGCAAATTGACCAAAAATCCGTGCACCCATCTGCACGGATTTTTGGTGTGGCTCATTCCCCGGAAAACCCTTGCTTCTTCCAGGCGTCAAAACCGCCCTTCAGGTTGATCACATTTTTTCTCCCTTGGGCCTGAAGGAGACTGCAGGCGATGGCGGAGCGGCCGCCGGATTTGCAGTGGATGAGGACCGGTTTGTCCCGGGGCACTTCCTGAGCCCGTCTGTTCAAATGGCCCAGCATGATATGACGGGCACCCGGGATATGGCCTTGATCCCACTCGCTTTTCATCCGAACATCGACCACATCCCATTCTCCGCTGTTCACTTTGTCGACGGCTTCGGCGGGGGAGGCGTTCTCATACCGTTCCAGCTCCCCGGGCTTTGTGTTACGGAACAGGTCGGGGCTGAAAAATCCTCTCATTGTATCGATTCCGATGGATAGAAGATCTTTGCGGATCTTCTCCACCTGATCCGAATCCGCGATCAGGTAAAGGGGTCGCTCATAATCCACCAACCATCCGGCCCAGTTGGTAAAGGATTTTCCGTAAGGAATGTTGAGGGTTCCAGGCAGATGACCGGAGGCGAATTGAACAGCGGGCCGGGAGTCGATCACGGTGGCTCCCTGCTTCAATACCTCCGCCACGACTTCCGGGGAGGATTCCTGTTTTTCCGGGGCAGCAATATGGGCGATCAGTTCCGGACCGTCGTGGTTCACCTGCTTCATCACTGCAAAATAAGTGGGCGGCTCCGGTTGACCTTGCAACAACTCCTGTTTAAACCTCTGGGGGTCGTCTTGTTTTAAAGCCCAATTGTGGCGTTTTTCATATCCGACAGTGGAGGAAGGAACCGCCCCCAAAGCTTTCCCGCAGGCACTGCCCGCCCCGTGGGCCGGCCAGACCTGCAGAAAGTCAGGCAACTCCTTGAATCTTTTCAGCGAATGGAACAACTGATCGGCGCCGATGGCGGCGGAACCGGAGACTCCGACGGCCTTCTCCAACAGGTCCGGCCGTCCCACATCACCGACGAAAACAAAATCACCGGTAAAAATGCCCATCGGCTCATCGACTCCACCGTCGGTCAACAGATAGGAGAGGTGCTCCGGGGTGTGTCCCGGTGTATGAAGCACATCCAGACGAAGGTTGCCGATTTGAAAGCTGTCTCCGTCTTTCAAGAGTTGATGATCCAGATTCCGGGTGTAGGGGTAGCCGGTTCCACCTTGTGTTTCTCCGGAGAGATAGAGTTTGGCCCCGGCCTGTTCTGCCAACTCCCTGGCTCCGGAAACATAGTCGGCGTGAATGTGGGTTTCAGCGGCGGCCACGATATTCATTCCTTCTTTGCGGGCGGTCTGTAGGTAAGGTTCCACATCCCGGTCGGGGTCAATCACGAGGGCTTCCCCTGTGACCGGGCAACCCGCCAGATAGGAAGCATGGGCCAGCTTGTCATTGTAAAAATAACGGAGGTACATTCCCATCCCTCATTTCTTCGGATTGGTCACATCTTCATCTTTATGGATCGGGAGATATTCTATGCTTTGGCTTCGTGTCCGGATGAAATGGACCAGCCTGGGCTTCGATCCATGGAGGATTGACAAACAATTCTCAGAAAGTGGGCTGACCTTCGACCTGTTTTCATGCATCATAGGAGTTGGAGGGAGGGGTTTAGATGAAGGTGATCGGTTGGAAGGGATTCTGGCTGTTTTCAACGGTGGTGGTGTGGATCGCGGGCTGTTCTTCTGATCCGAACCCATCCACATCGGAAGGAAAAACCTCCGGTGAATCCGTTCAGGTGGATGCAGCCCAAGCCAAGGAAACTTATCAAAGCAACTGCATGAGCTGCCACGGGGACCAACTGCAGGGAGCCCAGGGTCCCAGTCTGGAGAAAGTGGGCGCCAAATTTTCCTCCAAAGAGATTGAAACCATCATCCAACGCGGACGGGGAAGCATGCCGGCCCAAGTTTCATTGAACCCGGAGGAACGGAAGAATCTCGCCGGTTGGTTGGCGGAAAAAAAATGAACGACTCTTGAAAAAAGCTGAACGCACTAAAAGCATTGTGAAAAAGCCGTCATACCCATAGGGCACAAGTCTCGCCAAGGTCACTTCGTTCCCGGTCTCGCTATGCAGGGAGGGTTGGGTTTCACATGGAATGACTTTGGCTCGGAAGAACAACGGAATGGAATGTGAAACCCAATCCCGACCGTTCAAGAACGCACAAAATCACAACGCTTCCAATGCGGGGAGCGTTTTTTTCGAACTTCAAAGCGAAAGAGCGGTCAAGCGTTCCCGCAGGTTTTTGCTTTACTCCGGATCCCCGGTTTATCATGATGTCAGAAATCGCGACAGAAAGAGGGCTGGAGATGGAGACAATGGTGCGGTTGTGTGTAAACAATCGTCCCTTGGGGGATCAAGGGATCCGGGGAGTAAGACGGGAGTTTCCCGGCCGGGTGACGGTGGAGCCTTGTGTGGGATACTGCGGAGAATGTTGTACCGATGCTTTTGCTCTCTACAAGCGAAAGCTGATCACAGCCGATGATCCGGAGGAGCTTTTGATCCTGCTTCGGGAGCAGATCGGGGAAATGCGAAGTGGAGATATCAAATAACCGGCTTCCATTGTGGGAAGCCGGTTTTCGATTATAACCCGGGCCCGAAGTATGTGGGAAGGCCGTGATGATGCATGCGGCCGGATGAAGAAGAGCTGGATGAACTTTCGTGATGATGGTGGTGATGGCAATGTTTCATCATCCGTTTCAACTCTTTGTACACTTTTTTGGAGTGGTGGTAAGCTTTGTGCAATTCGTGGCAATGGTGATGGTGATACTTCTTGTGGTGTCTGTAATGCTTTTCACTCACAACAATCAACCTCCTCTCGATCTCTACTGACAGGGTATGTTGTCTATCCGCAGGCGTTCCGGGGGCGAGTGTCCCGAAAGCGGTCCAAAGATCGGACAAAAAGGACCGGTCCTTTCCGAACCGGTCTTTCGTGACGCCTATTCCACTTTTTTGATCCGCTCGGTTCCTTTCAATGCTTCAATCCGGTCGATTCCCGTTCCGAACATGGCAATCCGGCATTCCGTTTCGATTCGCTCCAACTGGGAGGCGATCGCATCAGGGGTGGGAGCGGTGGCGGCTTTCAGAAGAGAACGTCCGTATCCGGCAAGGTCCGCCCCCAGGGCGATCGCCTTGGCCCCATCCACACCGTTGTTCAATCCGCCGCTGGCGATCAGGGTGCCTTCCGGATTCAACGCACGTCCTTCCCGGATACATTCGGAGGTGGGGTGCCCCCAGCTCTCAAAGGCCTCCGCAGCCTGGAAGAGGAGCGGATTTTCCGAACGGTATTTTTCCACCTGGCTCCAGGAGGTACCTCCTGCTCCGGCCACATCCACAAAATCGACCCCGACATCGAAGAGGCGACGGGCCGACTCCCCGTCGATCCCCCACCCCACTTCCTTGACACCCACGGGAACTTCCAACACACTGCACAGATCCTCCAGTTTGCGGAGCAGATTGCGGAAATCGGTGTTCCCCTCAGGCTGAAAAACCTCTTGCAGGCTGTTCAAGTGGAAGACCAGACCGTCGGCTTCAGACAGTTCCACAGCCTGCCGGCAGTGGTCGACACCATATCCGTAATTGAGTTGAACCGCTCCCAAGTTGGCCAGGATCGGAATGGTGGGGGCCACTTTCCGAACATTGAAGGTAGCGGCAGTGTCGGGATGTTCAATGGCGGCACGGACGGAGCCGAGACCCATGGCCCACCCCCGGGCTTGGGCGGCTGCAGCCAGGTTTTGGTTGATTTTGGCGGCTTTGTCGGTTCCGCCGGTCATGGAGCTGATCAAAAAGGGGACTTTCAGTGACTTGCCCAAAAAGTTCGTCGCAAGAGAAATGTCAGTATAGCGGGTCTCCGGGAGGGCTTGATGGACAAAACGGTACTTTTCAAATCCGGTGGTGATCCCGCTTCCGCTCACCTTGCGATTGAGTACGATCTCGATGTGTTCAGATTTTCGCTTTTCCGTTTGGTTTTCATTGCTCTCCATGAAATATATCCTTTCCGGTGGTTGCAAATGTGGTTCTCTCTTTCACCGTGGCAGTCAGTTGAAAAGGCGGCTGACACAATGAACGATGAGGATCGGGGTGAAAGGGTCCGGCAATCATTTTTGGCTCTCATGCCCGAGGGAATACTTATGTTCAACAAACTGCGGGAGGAAAACCCTACGACTATATGATGACATCAACTGAGGGGAATCGTCCAGCCCTGCTTTTTTGGCGAAAGGTACCTCTTGCCGGATCGGGAGTCATATTAGATAATTAG is part of the Kroppenstedtia eburnea genome and harbors:
- a CDS encoding 3'-5' exonuclease, translated to MARTIPETIGKGATSGERLLFQTLKEHLPPDYIVYHEPDIYGRRPDFVVIGPDLGLVVLEVKDYTKNTLVELNPDRWSLHKGDGERVAVTSPMKQARDYAFRIADKLKKDAALVHTSGKYAMQLKFPYGFGTVFTRLSRKDLQETGVEEVTGEKQVLAREEIDPERDRFSAILLRRKLREMLPAPFSMNGPLTELDLARIRYHLFPEVRIHGKVSKVHMHDSILFHLESLETMDLHQESLAKQIGDQHRLIRGVAGSGKTLILAGRAHLLAKEHPDWNILVLCFNISLSRGIQRMIREKFKGSGLPGEEGWPDSDRIQVFNFHEWLWKELKSKEEQIPGLLARLSRSTEGFPRYDAILIDEGQDFQPEWLALVGRLLNPETRSLLLVEDRAQTIYSRKRSYKQEIGLDFRGRSRVLTVNYRNTAPIVRFSWDFYRAHAPEGAKGDGDVEIIAPQSTLRQGPEPVVRRFRSFGEEMDFVAGQIRRLRGEEGIPYSRMLILYRVKIDGTIDGIRESLKKKGIPFTWIAENNRAKRSYDPKEPTVKISTIDSSKGLDFDAVFVVNVDRLPLPREENRAREVALLYIAMTRAKKHLCLTYSGDSEFTRYFDQRRRL
- a CDS encoding MBL fold metallo-hydrolase, with translation MYLRYFYNDKLAHASYLAGCPVTGEALVIDPDRDVEPYLQTARKEGMNIVAAAETHIHADYVSGARELAEQAGAKLYLSGETQGGTGYPYTRNLDHQLLKDGDSFQIGNLRLDVLHTPGHTPEHLSYLLTDGGVDEPMGIFTGDFVFVGDVGRPDLLEKAVGVSGSAAIGADQLFHSLKRFKELPDFLQVWPAHGAGSACGKALGAVPSSTVGYEKRHNWALKQDDPQRFKQELLQGQPEPPTYFAVMKQVNHDGPELIAHIAAPEKQESSPEVVAEVLKQGATVIDSRPAVQFASGHLPGTLNIPYGKSFTNWAGWLVDYERPLYLIADSDQVEKIRKDLLSIGIDTMRGFFSPDLFRNTKPGELERYENASPAEAVDKVNSGEWDVVDVRMKSEWDQGHIPGARHIMLGHLNRRAQEVPRDKPVLIHCKSGGRSAIACSLLQAQGRKNVINLKGGFDAWKKQGFSGE
- a CDS encoding c-type cytochrome codes for the protein MKVIGWKGFWLFSTVVVWIAGCSSDPNPSTSEGKTSGESVQVDAAQAKETYQSNCMSCHGDQLQGAQGPSLEKVGAKFSSKEIETIIQRGRGSMPAQVSLNPEERKNLAGWLAEKK
- a CDS encoding DUF1450 domain-containing protein; this translates as METMVRLCVNNRPLGDQGIRGVRREFPGRVTVEPCVGYCGECCTDAFALYKRKLITADDPEELLILLREQIGEMRSGDIK
- the fni gene encoding type 2 isopentenyl-diphosphate Delta-isomerase, with product MESNENQTEKRKSEHIEIVLNRKVSGSGITTGFEKYRFVHQALPETRYTDISLATNFLGKSLKVPFLISSMTGGTDKAAKINQNLAAAAQARGWAMGLGSVRAAIEHPDTAATFNVRKVAPTIPILANLGAVQLNYGYGVDHCRQAVELSEADGLVFHLNSLQEVFQPEGNTDFRNLLRKLEDLCSVLEVPVGVKEVGWGIDGESARRLFDVGVDFVDVAGAGGTSWSQVEKYRSENPLLFQAAEAFESWGHPTSECIREGRALNPEGTLIASGGLNNGVDGAKAIALGADLAGYGRSLLKAATAPTPDAIASQLERIETECRIAMFGTGIDRIEALKGTERIKKVE